One Diospyros lotus cultivar Yz01 chromosome 1, ASM1463336v1, whole genome shotgun sequence genomic window carries:
- the LOC127807287 gene encoding ATP-dependent Clp protease proteolytic subunit-related protein 1, chloroplastic — protein MATSLLSSLSASSIESHEAGTAFGVPKTPFLHGTSLSFALSPANARPTTARRWCFRSPVSAKHLDHIPKQFREENLKDGLIENYKNAPQYLYGLSPSQMDMFMTEDNPVRRQSESVTEESISSANNYLNHGGMWSLRGMTERGPSKYSMSVSMYRGGARGYGRPRTAPPDLPSLLLDARIVYLGMPIVPAVTELLVAQFMWLDYDNPSKPIYLYINSPGTQNEKMETVGSETEAYAIADTMGYCKSDVYTVNCGMAYGQAAMLLSLGTKGYRALQPNSSTKLYLPKVNKSSGAVIDMWIKAKELDANTEYYIELLAKGIGKSKEEIAKDVQRPKYFQAQEAIAYGIADKIIDSRDAAFEKRNYDEMLAQSKAMRRGSGAGPQAAPSGFR, from the exons atggcTACCTCGCTTCTCTCATCGCTCTCCGCTTCATCCATCGAGAGCCACGAAGCCGGGACTGCTTTTGGCGTCCCCAAGACGCCTTTTCTTCATGGTACTAGTCTCTCTTTCGCTCTATCTCCTGCCAATGCGAGGCCTACCACAGCTCGGAGATGGTGTTTCAGGTCGCCAGTGTCGGCGAAGCATCTCGACCACATCCCCAAGCAATTCAGAGAAGAAAACCTCAAAGATGGAT TGattgaaaattacaagaatGCCCCTCAATATCTTTATGGACTTAGTCCTTCTCAGATGGACATGTTCATGACTGAAGATAACCCTGTCCGCCGGCAGTCTGAAAGTGTCACAGAG GAAAGCATCTCATCTGCTAACAATTATTTGAATCATGGGGGAATGTGGAGCCTAAGAGGCATGACTGAAAGGGGTCCTTCAAAATACAGCATGAGTGTAAGCATGTACCGTGGAGGAGCTAGAGGATACGGAAGACCCAGGACTGCTCCTCCTGATTTACCTTCTTTACTTTTGGATGCTCGTATTGTGTACCTAGGCATGCCA ATTGTACCAGCAGTAACAGAGCTCCTTGTTGCTCAGTTCATGTGGTTGGATTATGATAACCCATCAAAGCCTATATATCTGTATATAAATTCTCCTGGCACCCAG AATGAGAAGATGGAGACTGTTGGATCTGAAACAGAGGCATATGCAATTGCTGACACCATGGGT TACTGCAAATCAGATGTGTACACAGTGAATTGTGGCATGGCATATGGTCAAGCAGCAATGCTTCTGTCACTTGGAACCAAAGGTTACCGTGCTTTACAGCCAAATTCTTCCA CAAAACTATATCTCCCTAAAGTCAACAAATCGAGTGGGGCTGTCATAGATATGTGGATCAAg GCCAAAGAACTTGATGCAAACACCGAGTATTACATAGAGCTGTTAGCCAAAGGAATTGGGAAATCAAAGGAAGAAATTGCAAAGGACGTTCAGCGCCCCAAATATTTTCAAGCACAAGAAGCGATTGCCTATGGCATTGCTGACAAGATTATTGACTCAAGGGATGCTGCTTTTGAGAAACGG AATTATGATGAGATGCTTGCCCAATCAAAAGCCATGAGGAGAGGATCAGGAGCTGGTCCACAGGCAGCTCCTTCTGGATTTAGGTAA